The Plasmodium berghei ANKA genome assembly, chromosome: 12 region AAATGCCTTCTAAATTTTTgtgaatattatttttatctagACTTACGGATTTCAacatgtttatatttacattcgaattttcattaaattgCAACAATAACTTAATATTACTTCCAATTGATTCAATAGATTTTTTTAAGCTACTAATTTCTAAATCTCTCttcttaaatttattatctataattttcaaaatttctAAACtactataattattttttatttccgCTTTTTCATCGAGTGGTGAATTTCTTATATTTgaacatatatttgttttttctttcttagTATTCAATGTTTTtagattatataaaatagtaTCTTCATTctcatttttgttttctttgAATTCGTATGTTTCGTCTTCTTTTGTGTTTTCTTTggtattatttataaagcTAATGgtatctttattttcatctcctttgtctttttttattttttttttattttttttgcctTTATTATCCTCTTTCTTCATTACATTTTCATCATCAGAAGATTgattcatatatttgtacAAAATTTGCTTAACAAATACATCCatagttttatattttttataagcatttgtattttcatcatttttctttagcaaatatgtacataatACTTCTATACATCTTAGGTATTCAAATTGAGTTATTTCAAACTctttatgaaaattttctttattaaaatcttcaggtaatattttacatatttgCACTAAAGCGTTTTCAAtggtttttattttttgtcgAGAAAAAACATAATCCCTGAATGATTCAACCTTTTTATTAGTAATAATAGTGCTTTCTAAATTGTTAATATCAACATTTTTAACTAGAAATGATTCTACAGTAAgaatgtttatttttttttttgcttttcttataatatatcttaTCATACTTGAACTGACAAAATTTACAAATccattttcaaaatatttccttataatattcttaattttattttttgttatgaTAATGTTCAAAATTTTAACGAGAACTTCTGTTTCCTCATTTTCTTTGTGTTTCTTATCATTTCCGtgttttataatttcacctttttcattttcttcgtATGTTTCATAACTTTCTGCACTTTCATCGCTGCTTTTTGTTTCATCTTTTACAAAAGGTAGTAATTtagctttttttttttttttttttttttttttttttatctcaTATTCATTATGTAAAAGTTTTGAATCATTGTGTATCTCTTCATCGAGGGGACTATTTTTTCGCTTTACTTTAGTACTTTTTTTCAAGTCTGGCTGATGTAATTTTTCGTCCATTGTTTGCTCAGATTCGTCATTATCATGATTTCCAAGACCTTTTCCTccattttgtaaaattaattCCTTCGCATTCTTAAAATCGTTAGAAATATCATTATTGATAACTGAACACAATTGcttatctttttttagGGTGTTTCCTTTTTCTTCCAAAAAACCTTCTGGTGATAGCTTTTCATCTtgaattttctttaaaatttgtttttctttCGCGTAAATTTTAGcgattttatatttaaaagagCCATAAGAAAATTCTTTAACACCCTTTTGgttttttaactttttatGTAACataccttttttttttgatttcaTACTATATAATCATTATGTTTCTTTAACTTAtaagataaaaaaacaaaatgaaaatgagcgaaaataaataaacaaaaaaatagtaaaacaaaaacaatTGAATggttgatttatttttattttctgttttttataaagtATCTACTTTGTGTTATGTATgtattacttttttatgatattattattattttttatttaaaaaaaattattattattttattaatatttttttatttaaaaaatttcaatattgattttattattatttttattataatatatttttttgtatttccGGTGTACAAATTACAGTTCATATGCTCACAACTTTCATATTCTCATATTTTTCAGTATTTCACATAGCtaactattattatttttgtattatagtaaaatatttttaatatgacATTGAAAAATACAGCGAGTTCTGTATAACTTGATTTGGCAACCctcataataatatttaattattttggtACTTTGTTATTTGTGTGTCCCccttattttattatatatatatgttttttttttttttgtattttggCTGTTTAtgcttaaaaatatacaatatgtataatattttatgtcGGTTCAGACAATTTCACAAAGTATTTGGGGGCATACAAatattgttaataaatttatataagaatacaagaataaatattttgaacGGCAAGATGCGGACAAACAATAGCTATATACGttcatacatatttatccataaaaaaaaatatatagctatattatattaaatgaaattataacgggtttttaatattcacaataataatcatacatttttttaagcaatatattcataaaaaaaatgttatataatttatattgtatatattttttttcatttttcttttcttaaacaatgttataaaaagtgtaaacataatttatctgtagaaaaaattattaaccTTACTATCAAACTATTCTTatcccttttttttttatctccCTCTTTATagacatttatatattttttttttcactaaAATATTCTCCTATATACACTACTCCTATAATCCATATTACATGTATGCCCttcaatatttattaaatataaaaaataattaacaagctgtattttatgaaatttaattcattacaaaataaaagaaaggTATATCTCTATATGcgagaaaaaaatagtaaaccttaagaaaaaatatattatttttttttttatgaaaaatattcctacattttaaatataaataattgaaGGTGCCTGGAAATATGTAGTTTGTGGATCTtcatatacaaaaaaaaattcaacaaataattaattatacGAATAATGCtatttatacaatttcgtaaaaaaataaaaaaaacaaaatgataCTGCATTTGTTTGCGAGGTGAAAAGTGGAATATTTCAAAGaattatcaatattttataatgtGGATATGTGTAAcgataataattttttttctatatttctactttttttgtgtaaataaaaatactacAAGTCATAACTATAGTTGTATGCTATGTAGTTTACACTTTTGATATTTCtctaaaataatatatcttaGCATCCTTAATTAATTTTCAAAGgcgtatataatatatttatatgatttcCTCATTGCATTCAAggcatttttttaaaaattaaacgCGCTAAGTACCcgatttattttacttaaaatattataatttttaaataggCTTCGTATATACTTAAAAAAGAATTGTGTAATATTAAGCACACTCGTTATATTACCAATCaggtatatatacatatatttgtgtgcatatatattttattttagttCTTAAAATGTATAAGATTTTAAGTATGAAATacacattttattaatacttcactaatttatttttttctcttttttttcgtaATTTGTGTTTAGTATAATTGataattcatttatatttttattattcattttttctttttttttttaataaatttgctCACTTTAtgaatgttttttttaattttctttaattcataaaatatttcatgaATATTATACTATGTTATGTCTATTTCCCAATTTTACTGATTTTGCAACCTTGCTAAAGCAAGCACACTTATTAgctattaatatttttattatattttttaaagaaaaattaaaattttaattaaaaaacaaatttaatacTATGAGAGAAATATGACTTATTTTTCAactatattaaaattaagaaTTTTTGCACATAGTATATAATCTTAGATCATATATATTCGTGCATATTTTCATACATAGTGCATCCTTAAGTCACATATTACGAgcatatgttttatttacacACACGATATAAAAGGTGCTAATTTTccaaaatggaaaatatgaGAATACACATTTCAAAACTTGtttttgtattaatatgtaatttataaattaaaatattacttATACAAACTATTGAAATGTCAATTCAtaattatgcatattatatgttattaataaattattatatatgggaaaaaaatgttttaagGACCGTTTTTTCTCCTttcaacattttttttcgtctaatattttccttttttccttttatttttctcattttattttttgtcaAAAACCCTTAagtatttgtattattttcttactcatttttttgtttacatttgaatatcattttttattgaccttatcactttttttaatttcgtTTTCTTCTTGgattttaatttcatttatttacgaattaatacatatgttttattagTTATATCTCTGTTTGATCttagaatatattttatccatttatattgcatatgtacatataaatatgtataccCTATTATCACaattttgttcataaatGTATTGTTGGTGTAAGCTTAAATATGTTCTGTGCATGCATAAATGGCAATACTATCATGTTCTTTTTCCATCCACATTTTTATGGATACACAACGAATAATATAAGTCACATACTAATGTGAAATAGCTAATTTCTTCTGacatttttttgcattAAGTGGATAGAGAAAGTTATGCACATATAAAAGTTGTATATCattgattatatatatgtatacatatattattttttattctttctttttcactttttatttatttattatttgctaattttatcaatttaatattttccgtcatttttttatcatattacACTATTATAAATCTGCTGTGATTCAAATTTGAGCTTGCCCTTCAAAATACAAAccattctttttttttaagcttaaataaagaaacgcaaatcaataaaaaaaaaaaaaaagaagcaAATATccatttcattatatattagtatCATGGGTACTATATGCATGTATGGAATTTGTACAATATTGTTTGATATAcatgaaaaatatacatttaattttagAATGATAAAATGATTGTATATATCCATAAGACATGTagtaacatatatatttaaatttgactaattatatagaataatataaaaataaaaattgtgtatatataagtatTTGTATAGATGCAAACGCTTCATATttctataaaatttattccACATTTGTATACAAAATGTATGGAATCACACTTActaaatgtaaaatatattttaacaatatatattcgaCAGTATCATTAGAGGAAAAATTAGGAGGGGGAACATATGGTGATGTATATAAAGGGAAAGtagtaaaatataataataataatagtgatctatatcaaaatacaaattatttaccatatgattattatactgacgaatttattttttttcgaaaaaatatatatgcaattaaattttttaaagatgATTTAAGGACAATAAATGAAGAAGGTATTAGTTGTACAACATTAAGAGAATTAAgttgtttaaaaaatataggaCGGCATccaaatattttaagatTAATAGATGTAACAATTGATAGACAAAAAGGTATTAgtgaatatattaatagaCAAATATTACAACATTATACATCGAATTATCATCATCAAGTTAAAATAGATATGGTTCCATTATCACTCGATCAGAAGTTTATATTTGCTGCTTATGAATATTGTGATGGAGgggatttaaaaaaattaattcaaaaaaCTAAAATTAGTGAAAATCAAGCCGGTTTATGTTTAAAAGAAGCAAAATGGTTATCCTTTCAATTACTAAATGGATTAGCTTatttacataataataaaatgtgcCATCGCGATTTAAAACCTGAAAATGTTATGCTACAATATacacataataataaatatttattaaaaattggTGATCTTGGGTTATGTAGGGAGCTTAAAAATGATGGCGATATGACGCCCACTGTTTGCACTATTTACTATAGGCCATTGGAAGTTCTTCTCTCGAAATTTGACAGATCCAAAACGCGATCCGGAAAAAACGGGGTAAACAAAAGTGGAAGTGGAAGTGGAAGTGCCAAAAATGGAAGTGTCAAAAATGGAAGTGTCAAAAATGGAAGTGTCAAAAATGGAAGTGTCAAAAATGGAAGTGTCAAAAATGGAAGTGTCAAAAATGGAAGTGTCAAAAATGGAAGTGTCAAAAATGGAAGTATCAAAAATGGAAGTATCAAAAATGGAAGTATCAAAAATGGAAGTATCAAAAATGGAAGTGGGCGATGTAGCGAAGGGAGACGGAGTGATGATGCATATATGGGGGATGAAGCATTTGAAAAGGATTACGAAAGTTTTAATGATAGAGATTTTCAATATGGATTAAATGTAGATATATGGTCAGCAGCTTGTATAATTTGCGAATTAATAATAGGTAAGCCATTATTTCGAGGGGTAACCGAATTCGATTTAATTATCAGAATAGTAAATTCTTTGGGAAAGCCCAATAATGACGAATTAGAATATTTTAGCGATTCTCGTTTTTATCCTTTTAAAgatgatttttttaatattaaaataaagaatcGAAAAGATGCATTAAACGTAATAACAAATGGTAAAATAGATGAATTGGGAATCGATTTATTAGttaaaatgttaaaatataatccTAATGATAGAATAACAGCAGCAGATGCTTTATCACACCCTTGGTTTGCTGATATCAGATTTGATAATTTAGATGGTATAGGGGTATATAATTGGTATGTACattgtttaaaatattatataggAATTAAAACATTTAGAGAAATAgaacaaagaaaaaaaaacctACTTACAACAACAATGAtttctcattttttatgtaaatctaatgataaatatgctaaagttatttttaaattaattaatgatacatttaaaaatttggGTGGGTATAAAAAAAGCGGAAGACGATCTTTTGCTATTTTTGCTGACAAATATGCAAATGAACATAAAAATACCAATGGGTTTATTAAAAGAGCTAGTATAAAAGTATTAAATGatatgaaagaaaaaaatgtaatggAAACTAATGAAGAAGTTTCATTTTATGACGACAGTACTACTTATTATACTTCTCCAACAAAGtcagttaaaaaaataaataaatttaaaagatcAAGTTTTCATACAATTATTCCTGATCAATCATATGAATTAATTAAAGGAATAAGAGTTAAGCGTAATTTATCAATACCCGATTTTTCAAGtccaaataataaaaaatattgtagaAATCAAGCATGTTCAGTTACAACTACAAATCGAGTATATACTCAAAATATTCGTTCATTCAAAGAATttacataattataataatgtaaaaatatgggggttaaggaaataaaaatcgtgtattttcaaatttaatataatttttccttattttaatattttccattctatatattgaaacataaacaaaatcatattttaattcgcttgcattttaatatataaatagttattttatttacacaATCATgtttagaaataaaaattagcTTATCAAAATACCTTGTGTTTGCAAAAGGTGcatacttatttttttgtcaatttttttgatataatattaaatggaaaagaaaaaaaaaaaaaattattccCATTTATATAGACATATagtaatacatatatgcatttccattttgagaatcttttatttgataatgcatttttaacttttttactttttgcaaattttttttatttatgatctttatcatttttctGCTAAAACGTTagccatttttttttgtgtctCGATTATAGcgatttatataatttttttttgaaaaatttgctaaaatttatatgccACGAAAACAATTTGGGAAATGGAAGTTTCATTATAAAGTGACTCTCATTTTCTgtttttaacaaatttaataatgataaaaacaaaataaacacATTAAAAATAGTGCACATATGCTTCATTAATGTTCACTTTTTGCTTATTTCTTGTTCATTAATTAGCTAAATTGAATTTGGCATGATGGGCATTTTGTGTTATGAGATGTTAAAAACCATCTATAAAaggaaaacaaaataataaaagataaatgaatatttgatcaagaaaaatgaataaataaaaaagaaatatgaAGGAAAGAAACTTACTTATGAAGGCAGTGACTGTGATAAGATGTGTTGCATTTTGAGCATACTTTATCACAAGtctttttatcatataatatCATGAAACAGATATTACACTGCGATTTGTTTTGGAAATAACTATTCATAAGGCTATCAAactttataaatatttcatttatgtTTCCTATCCTGGCATATTTGTACATGCTCTTTATGGAGTTATGTATAGGGGCTCGTTTGTCTGATGGGGGGAAAGGTggaaatttattttgttattttttattttatttttttttttatttatttattttttttaacatacCGAGGGATTCAATCTTGtcatttataattaaaacaGAGAATGGATAGTTTGGCATGAAGTTTAGAGAAAGTTTGGCAGTGACACCTTCGATGTTTTGAGAATCATCATCTTCTGTTATCttaaatttaaaagtaAGGGTTTTGTGaaatttatcataataatatgttgtgctaatataattttttgaaatattttctaattcatttatttgattgtttataattaaatttgataaatatagttcattaatattttttatttctaataatttattttcatttattgcCATTATAGATTCAGTTGGATAAACTGCAATTAATTGAAGTAAAAGATTTATAgtaagtaaaaatatatacatttttttttcattttttttgatgaGTTTTAAATCGTATTTTGTATCCGAATCACTATACATACAACTTCTTTTATCAATGCTCTCGAActtttctaaaaaattataaatatcaaCACCATGTTCttctaaatatatcaaaaagtttttgtataattcagaatcatatataaaatattcagAAGAAAGacatatatttactaaaaataatagtatgCTCAAATAATTcctttttaacaaaaatttatataaatctaAAATGCTCTTATCTAGGTTTATCATTAAAAAGGGGTTTTTAATTCcactttttaataaaaatagtggGTTAGTctttttcccttttttacCAAAATTGCCCGTGTTGCCACTTTGCGAAATCTGACCATTTTTCGAGATTTGCGAACTTTGCGCATGCTCAatttctcttttttcaACATCATCGACAAACCTACTATGAGTTTGATTGATATTGAGTTCATCATTTGGAGAATGTGCTACagatatttcatttttttttaaaggaTTAACAATTTTGTGAGttgttttttcaatttttgaaaattttccACTATTTACATAATTGTGTTCACTAAAGAAATCACTTTCagttttatgaatatataattgtgttccaaatattatattttcgaTTTTTGTGGACAACAGATTGCCATTCTTTTCGCTTTCGTTGTTGTCGCTTTCGTTGTTGTCGCTTTCGTTGTTGTCGCTTTCGTTattatgatttattttttttataattaattctTCATATTTCTCCATATTAGAGTCGAAAAAAGAATAcaaaaattcattttgaCAATTTCTGTCTATACACAAATATGCATTCaaaatttcaaaattttttggATTATTCTTCTTAATTTGATGTAACTCTTTTACCAATATagtatttaataatattatacttagaattctattaataaatattgtgttttttttatatttatctatatttaagactaatatatataaatagtatgtatttagatatatatcaaatatttttcctttAATTATTTGTAGCATTTGATTAgttatatcattttcaattattttatcaaaaaacaataatgatttattatttttattaaaaatgtttttataattatcaatatctaaatataaagataggaaattaatttttttagtcccatttaaatattgtgggaaatttttaaacaaCTCTTTTAAAGTTTTTATACTTatcaattttaattttttatga contains the following coding sequences:
- a CDS encoding cdc2-related protein kinase 5; this encodes MYGITLTKCKIYFNNIYSTVSLEEKLGGGTYGDVYKGKVVKYNNNNSDLYQNTNYLPYDYYTDEFIFFRKNIYAIKFFKDDLRTINEEGISCTTLRELSCLKNIGRHPNILRLIDVTIDRQKGISEYINRQILQHYTSNYHHQVKIDMVPLSLDQKFIFAAYEYCDGGDLKKLIQKTKISENQAGLCLKEAKWLSFQLLNGLAYLHNNKMCHRDLKPENVMLQYTHNNKYLLKIGDLGLCRELKNDGDMTPTVCTIYYRPLEVLLSKFDRSKTRSGKNGVNKSGSGSGSAKNGSVKNGSVKNGSVKNGSVKNGSVKNGSVKNGSVKNGSVKNGSIKNGSIKNGSIKNGSIKNGSGRCSEGRRSDDAYMGDEAFEKDYESFNDRDFQYGLNVDIWSAACIICELIIGKPLFRGVTEFDLIIRIVNSLGKPNNDELEYFSDSRFYPFKDDFFNIKIKNRKDALNVITNGKIDELGIDLLVKMLKYNPNDRITAADALSHPWFADIRFDNLDGIGVYNWYVHCLKYYIGIKTFREIEQRKKNLLTTTMISHFLCKSNDKYAKVIFKLINDTFKNLGGYKKSGRRSFAIFADKYANEHKNTNGFIKRASIKVLNDMKEKNVMETNEEVSFYDDSTTYYTSPTKSVKKINKFKRSSFHTIIPDQSYELIKGIRVKRNLSIPDFSSPNNKKYCRNQACSVTTTNRVYTQNIRSFKEFT